One Microtus pennsylvanicus isolate mMicPen1 chromosome 3, mMicPen1.hap1, whole genome shotgun sequence DNA window includes the following coding sequences:
- the Rpsa gene encoding small ribosomal subunit protein uS2: MSGALDVLQMKEEDVLKFLAAGTHLGGTNLDFQMEQYIYKRKSDGIYIINLKRTWEKLLLAARAIVAIENPADVSVISSRNTGQRAVLKFAAATGATPIAGRFTPGTFTNQIQAAFREPRLLVVTDPRADHQPLTEASYVNLPTIALCNTDSPLRYVDIAIPCNNKGAHSVGLMWWMLAREVLRMRGTISREHPWEVMPDLYFYRDPEEIEKEEQAAAEKAVTKEEFQGEWTAPAPEFTAAQPEVADWSEGVQVPSVPIQQFPTEDWSAQPTTEDWSAAPTAQATEWVGATTEWS, encoded by the exons ATGTCCGGAGCCCTTGATGTCCTGCAGATGAAGGAGGAGGATGTCCTCAAATTCCTCGCTGCAGGCACCCACTTGGGTGGCACCAACCTCGACTTCCAGATGGAGCAGTACATCTACAAAAGGAAAAGTGATG GCATCTACATCATCAATCTGAAGAGGACCTGGGAGAAGCTGCTGCTTGCAGCTCGGGCTATTGTTGCCATCGAAAACCCGGCTGATGTCAGCGTCATCTCCTCCAGGAACACTGGGCAG CGAGCCGTGCTGAAGTTTGCTGCCGCCACTGGAGCCACTCCGATTGCTGGCCGTTTCACCCCAGGGACCTTCACTAACCAGATCCAGGCAGCCTTCAGGGAGCCACGGCTTCTAGTGGTGACTGATCCCAGGGCCGACCACCAGCCCCTCACAGAGGCGTCTTACGTGAACCTGCCCACCATTGCCCTGTGTAACACAGACTCACCTCTGCGCTATGTGGACATCGCCATCCCGTGCAACAACAAG GGAGCTCACTCAGTGGGCCTGATGTGGTGGATGCTGGCCCGGGAAGTACTCCGCATGCGTGGCACTATCTCTCGTGAGCACCCATGGGAGGTTATGCCTGATCTTTACTTCTACAGAGACCCAGAGGAG attGAGAAGGAAGAACAGGCTGCTGCTGAGAAGGCCGTGACCAAGGAGGAGTTTCAGGGCGAATGGACCGCACCAGCTCCTGAGTTCACTGCTGCTCAGCCAGAGGTGGCTGACTGGTCTGAGGGGGTGCAGGTGCCCTCGGTGCCCATCCAGCAGTTCCCTACTGAAGACTGGAGTGCCCAGCCAACCACTGAGGATTGGTCAGCAGCTCCCACAGCGCAGGCCACCGAGTGGGTTGGAGCCACCACTGAGTGGTCCTGA